The Glycine soja cultivar W05 chromosome 15, ASM419377v2, whole genome shotgun sequence region taaaaattaaatgtatattgaaaattaaagtatggtatattaataatatttcattatcaaaattttaaatgtgttaaaataaattattttacagaaattgtgataaaaaaaatatattattatattttcttataattttttatttcttaattaatatcttCAAATTATTTGctaaattgattattatttttaagtaataacCAAGTAACtaataaatgtttttcataatacttataataattattttgaaagttatattaaaatattttttatcaattaacaaTCTGCAGGCGTATTAAACTCATAatcataacattaattaatgttttttttacagaaataatGGTATatctactaatttttttttattcgtagcttatttatgttttatttattaataaagaaaattatttttttcatatttttaattcttaaattatcgtttaatacatataatttgtttttatttatttcatcaacctttaaaatataaatgttatcattattttcttcaacttctttttctttttattttagaaaaatatatatagcagCACAAAAGTGTCTTTCTTTTGTATTAAAGTTAATATTGAATCTTTAAGATCTTAATCGAatttgatatttgatgaaaataattattggtcagactttaattatctttcaaTCGActgaattagttaaaataattttcttctaaCAAATAAGAGgatcttttaatatttatagtaaGTGGATGTTTGGCTCACATCACataattaagtttataattaattttgaatatatttttatatatttgattttatgtttaaaaaaattcaaaattaattatgaattggagtaattttttggttaaatcATGTAACTATACAAAAATATCCACTTAGAGTTTTCTCATTTcaactaatttattttcatccaaaagactaaaattttgagatattacttaaaaaaattgaacccaTCACTACTTAAACCAAtgacttaattaaaatatcttctaccttaaatctaaaattttatattcaattttataataaaaaaatataaatatagaatagattactttaaaattaatcttattcaaaattaattttactaatccaaacataaaataacagtagtattagagagagaaaaaatagagatGGGACATTGGGAATCAAAAGTCCTGCGGGAGGGGCGCTATTGGTTTGCGTGAGCCATATACATAAGCAACCAAACTCATCGTTTGTCATTCAGTTGCATTCGTTCATTCACTCCCTAACATAGCAATTACTACCATTTACCAAAGTAAACCCAGAGATGGAGTGGTGTGTGTCAATGCCAAAGATTGAGCTGCATGCTCACCTCAATGGATCCATCCGAGACTCCACACTTCTGTAACTTCCTCTTCTTTTATCTATCTCTAcctttaatttctatttcttttttctctgtcTTCAGGATGCAGTCAGAACTTGatgattattgttgttgttgttgttttttctttcagtGAACTCACTAAGGCTTTGATTGGAAAGGGTGTCATGAATTTCTCCGAAGTGGAGCATATCATCCTCAAATGTATGTATGCCTCtctcatttgtttatttttcatgtttggtTGCTTCAAAAGACAAGACCGCCAACAAACATGTCCCTCTCTTTGTGTTTTTCTATGCTTATTTATCCAACCTCTCTCTTTTTCAATGTACTCCATTTTCCTCccttcttttccattttcaaatTTATCTTGACATTTTCCTCCTATGGTTTCTGTTCCTAACAAGACCACAAATTTCATCCAAGGATAAACATACTCACACAACCATCCATGAATTATCgttttaatgaaagaaaaaaaaatcacacaactATCTACTCGGTTCTTTTGCATAACTGTTGCTGGATTTTGCTTTTTATTCTAATTCCTTTATGCCTAATTCCCTTTTGTTTATTCATATTTACCTTTGTTCGTGCTTACACTGATGTTAATTATGTTGTTGAAAATACAGATAACCGTTCCCTAAAAGAAGTTTTCAAGCTGTTCGACCTAATCCACATTCTCACCACTGATCACAACACTGTTACAAGAATTACCAGAGAAGTATGGTTGCtacataaatttttgtttttgcctAATTTATTGCCTTTTCATTGTGCAAGTAATAATAATACTTAAAAGCAGGTTATTGAGGATTTTGCATCAGAGAATGTTGTCTATCTGGAGTTGAGGACCACTCCAAAGGTAACTGAATTTTGGAGCTTGGTAATTCAgggtgtttttgttgttttgcattaatgacatttgattttgatgaagaaaatgttttatttttctattcagAAAAATGATTCTGTGGGAATGAGCAAACACTCTTATGTTGAAGCTGTACTGAAAGGTCTAAGATCAATCACTTCAGTTGATGTGGATTTCATTCCACATTGTGAAGATTCAAAGACTCTTTTTACTCCTGCACCGGTTattaatggacatgtgagaaaaaaaatctttgttaGGCTTCTCTTGAGCATTGACAGAAGGGAGACAACAGAAGCTGCAATGGAAACTGTAAGATGAAATGTGCAATTAATTTGAGAAACTCACATTTTGTTGGGTGCTGGTTTTGAATGTTACAATTTATTGCTGCAGGTCAAGCTTGCATTGGAAATGAGGCCTTATGGGGTAGTTGGAATTGACCTCTCTGGAAATCCAAGTATTGGTGATTGGTACATCAACCTGATCCAGGACTCGAGTGTTGTAatgcattttcaattttgagaatTGATGCTTGTTCTAACCCATTTTCAACTTTTGTAGGACCACATATTTGCCAGCATTGAAATTTGCTCGAGAACAAGGTCTTTATGTAACACTTCATTGTGGCGAGGTGGGCTAATTTAAAGCtctcacttgtttttttttggagTTTCCCTGACTTGGTCTATTTTTCTGACCTAGTGTTTTTAGTTACCTAATTCAAAGGAGATAAAAAATATGCTTGACTTCCGTCCCCAAAGGATTGGACATGCTTGTTtctttgaggatgaacactggAGACAGCTGAAGTCGTCGAACATTCCGGTCAGGCTTTTTTGCCAACCTTATAGTTAAAGTAAACTAGTAAAAGTAAATAATGGTTGAAGTTAAAAGGAAAATTTCAAGTGTGAATTTGATTATCACATCTGAGAAGTTCCTCAAAGATAATCAATCAAAAAGGTTATGTATACTCCTCATAGATAAAAAGGTTATGCTTTTACGGATCAACACTTCAGGGCTTCTGATCGTTGCTAAGTTTTAATGCTTTATATAATATCACTTTGCAATTTATAGCCAGctatttacatattatttatttcatcttAACTATTTTCAGGTTGAAATTTGCTTGACATCAAACGTTAGGACAATGACTGTTCCATCTATAGATGTTCACCACTTTGGTAGGTGCTTTGTTATTTATAGTTGAAGTTGATGATCATAAATATAGAATCAATGGGGGAACTGTTTAACTTCACAAGCAAGAGGATTATAAATCCAGTGTCAAGGCATTTTAGGCTACTTAGCTAGAAGTCTATAATACTCTCGGACATGGTTCATGCATAAATTCTAACACTTCTAAAGTCATTTCAGAGTTATGTAAAACGTTTATCAGAGAATCTGGTTCAAAAAATATCCTCTCTTAACCTCATGCTCTTGCGGATGCAGCTCATTTGTACAACGCAAAA contains the following coding sequences:
- the LOC114386610 gene encoding adenosine deaminase-like protein; the encoded protein is MEWCVSMPKIELHAHLNGSIRDSTLLELTKALIGKGVMNFSEVEHIILKYNRSLKEVFKLFDLIHILTTDHNTVTRITREVIEDFASENVVYLELRTTPKKNDSVGMSKHSYVEAVLKGLRSITSVDVDFIPHCEDSKTLFTPAPVINGHVRKKIFVRLLLSIDRRETTEAAMETVKLALEMRPYGVVGIDLSGNPSIGDWTTYLPALKFAREQGLYVTLHCGELPNSKEIKNMLDFRPQRIGHACFFEDEHWRQLKSSNIPVEICLTSNVRTMTVPSIDVHHFAHLYNAKHPLALCTDDSGVFSTCLSKEYKIAADSFGLGRREMFELSRNAVEHIFADSKVKEDLRKIFNSVAKKYGSVTTVSSLENICI